ACCTCCCCAACCCCCGCGCATCAAATCCGTCCATGGCTGCTTGGGACAGCGTAATACGAGCACGGGACACGGAAACCACTCGACCTAAAGCCATGGTTGGTTGGGACGCCTGGATGAGTGCTTGGGACGTCGATCCGGGTGCTTTGGACACCTGGATGGGTGCCGGCACGTTCAGGCGTCTGGAGGACGGCGGAACGGAGGACGCCGGGAGGGAGGACCGCGAAAAAGGGGGGACTACGAAACGCGGGACGCCGGGACGGAGGAACGGAGGACGCGCGGAACGCCGGAACGGTCGGAACGCTGGAACGGTCAGCACGCCGGTGCCGGCGGAATGCGTGGACAGACGAATTTCGGGGACTGACTGAAATGCTCGAACGGGTCGCAGTGGGAAGTCCTACCCGACCCTTAGGGCCCTCCTACCCCCGCAGTCAACTCTCGGCCACCGCCGCCCTGGTAGACGTACTCGAAGGTCACGCAGCCGGGCTGGGCTCCCGGGCAGTAGTACCCGTGGAACCGAACCTTCGCGTAACGGCCGTCGCCGGTCCGCACCGCATATACCGCGGGCCGGGGGTTCAGGAGATGGCTGAAGTACGAGTATTCGTACCAGTCCTCCAAAGGAGCGGCAAGGGAGTCCGACTGGCTCACTTCGGTGCCAACGTATCCCTCTTCGGGAAGCACCACGAGTGAATCGAAAGAGATCACTCCGAGATCCTGGATTCCACCGAGCCCCGCAAATCCCCGGCCTCCGTTCACGACTACCTGGAAACGGCGAAAGGCCAGGTCCCATTCGAATGGGCGCGGGTCCGCGACGATCGAACCCTGGGCAAACGAGAAATATTGCCAGCGTGCAGCGTCCCTGGCGTCCACCGTGTAGACGAGTGGGCCCACGAGACGCCCATCCGCGAGACGGGGCTCCATCGGTGTAGGCGCAAAGGTCGGCGGCTCGGGACGACTGATCGTGAGCGCGATATAGGCGATCGCGCAGGCGAGCACGACGGAAGCGATGACGATCCGGCTCCGGCTGCCCGGCATGGTACGGTCCGTGGAAGGATCAGGCCTGTTCATCGGGAGCGGTCGGACGAGTTGGAGCCGAGACGCCGAGCATCAGAGGGCCGGACCCCGCGAGGCCGGATGCCCCGGGGGAAGCAGGCGCGTAGGCCGTGGGCGCGAGGCCGAGCGTCATGAGGGCGACAGGCGCGAGCCCGGCGGGCGCGGGGGTTCGACGATAGCCAGTGTCAGCGCCTGCAAGGCAAGGATGGGTGGTGGACCGCGAAGGTGGGGGCGGTTCAGCTAGGGCGGGCGGGCGGCCGCGCAGGTGGGGGCGGTTCAACTATGATCGTACCGTTTCGCGGCGGCTCCGCTCCGCGAGTGCCCGTTCGCCGGTCAGCGGGTGCGCTCTGGAACGTCTCCCGACCCTTCGGGGGAAGTCGCGGACCCTCCGCTGGCCTGAAGCACCGGGGTGGCCAAGCGGCGCGCAGGCCCCTCCCAATGGCATTTCGGGCACCAACGCCACTCGAAGGCAGGGGGAAGAAGCCGGTGCCAGCGGGGCCGGAACGCTACCGTTGCGTCGAAACACGCGGGACACCTCCGCACGGGGCGCACGATGGCCGCGCTGAGGCCGAGAAGCACGATGAAGCGCAGGAACACCAAGAAGGAAAAGATTGCCACGATCGCCAGCTCGAACCTGCTCACGCTGCACCCCTCCTGGTCGCTCTGCGCCTGTCGTGACCCGTCCGACGGGTTTCTTTCGCAAACCTATGGGGGGGAGGTGCCGGGAGGCCAGGGGCCGCCGGAAAGGCCCTGCCGTGACTGGATTTGCCTGGCACTAGAAGGGGGAATCAGAAGGGGAGCCGGAAGGAGCACCTGAAGGGGGGGGCCGGGGGAGGACGGGAAAGCGAGCCGGAGGGAGAGCCGAAAGGAGAATCAGAAGGGGAAGAAGAGCGGCGTGACGAGGATGGTCAGGACGGCGACGAGAAGAGTGAGTGGAACTCCGAGCCGCAGGTAGTCCGCCCTGCGATAACCGGCAGGCGCCATGACGAGAGCCGGCGCCGGATGCGAGACTGGAGATGCGAGCGTGGTCGCGGCGATCGCCACCCCCATCACGAGGGGATACGGAGAAACGCCCAGGAAGTCGCCCGCCGCGAGCGCCACGGGGGCCATGAGAACGACGACCACCGTGGCCGGGATGAACTGGCCGGCCAACGCCGAGACCGCGACCAGTACCGCCAACATGAGGGGAGCACCCAGCCCCCCCGCGCCGTCCAGAAGCGCTTCCCCGAAGAGGGCGACTGCCCCGGTTTCGTCCAGCGCCGCTCCGAGAGCGAGCATTCCCGCGATGAGCACCAGGGTCGGCCACTCGACGGCGCCGTAAGCCTCGTCCGTCGACAGGCAGCCGGTCAGGACCATGAGGGCGGCGCCGCCGAGGATTCCGACGGCGACAGGAATCAGCCCGAACATCACCGGGAGAAGTGATCCCACCGTGATGAGGATCGAGAGGGGAGCCAATCGAGGCTCGGGTTCGTCCCCCTCCGGGAGCCGGAGGAGAATGAGATCGGGCTCGCGCGCGAGCGCTCGCTGGTTGCGTCGTGGGCCATAGAGAAGCAACGCGTCTCCAAACTTGAGGACCTCGTCGCGAAGCTCCGCGCGAATGACGCCTCCCTCGCGGACGATTCCCACGACGTGCATTCCGAAGCGGCCCCGAAAGTTCACCTGCCGAAGCGTGCGGCCCACCAGCGAGCTCCGCGGGGCGAGCACGGCCTCGGTGAAGCCGGCATCCGCTCCCTCGAGGAGCCCCGCATCCACGGGCGTATCGAGGTCCACCTCCAGGCGTTGAAGTCCCCGGAGGACGATCATGTCATCAGGGCGGGCCTTCACCAGGAGGTGATCTCCGACCTCCAGCCGAAGGTCGGGCCCGGGAAGGAGCCGGACCCGCCATCCTCCGGCAGGACCATCCCCGACGGTGGGAGCGCCGGCATCCCCGCCAGAGCCTGCGCCGTCATCCCAATCGGTGTCCGAGCCGCCGTCCCCGTCGGTTTCCGCACCCCCTTCCCCGCCTGTGTCCGCGCCGCCAGCCCCGCCTGGGTCGCTCGCAACGGCGAGCACGGTGAGGCCCGCCGCGTCCCCGAGCCGCGTTTCCGCGAGCGTACGTCCCGCCATGAGCGAATCGGGGGTCACGCGAAGCCGCCACAGGCGTTCCTCCAACTCGAACTCGCGCACCGCCGCCGCCGCCGTCAGTGGCTCGAGGCCCTCGACGTCCGATCCGGCGGCCAGCTCCGCCAGCTTGTCGCGGGGACCCTGGAGGAGGAGCTCATCCCCCACCTGCATCGGCGTGTCCACGATGTGCGTGCGGCGGAAAGCGTCATCCCGCACGAGCGTGAGGACGAGGATCCCACGGCGTGCCCGCAGGTCGAGCTCGGCCGGGCTCCGGCCGACAAAAGCCGATCGGCGAGCCACACGGGCTCTCGCCAGGCCGACCTCCGGCGACTCGAGCCACTCCGGGTTCATCGCTCCTCCGCGTCCGGCGAGGTGCCTTCGGCCCCTGAGCTCGAGGAAAAAATCGGGCCTTCCCTGCACGAGAACGCGATCGCCACCGCGCAACGTGGTTTCGGGTCCCGGCGCGCGAATCGTGCGCCCCTCGCGCAGGAGGGCCAACACGTGAACGCCGAGGGCCGAGTCGATCAGGCTCTCGGCCAGCGTCTTCCCCGTGAGGAGGGACTGCCGCGGAACCTTCAGGTAAAAGAGCCGCTCGCTCAGCTCCACGTCCTCGCGGATTCCGGACCGGTCCACTTCCCCGACCGGGAGCCGGGGCTCCCGGGTAGGAAGCAAGCGGGGCCCCACCGTGGCGATCAACAGAGTCCCGGCCGCGAGGATGACGATCCCGATGGGAGTAAAAGAAAAGAGGCCGAAGGGCTCGAACCCGGCGGAGCGGAGCGCGTCCGCGGCGATGAGATTCGGCGTCGTCCCCACGAGAGTGAGGAAACCTCCCATCTGAGTCCCGAGGACCATCGGGATCAGGAGCTTCGACGGAGGAATCGCCGCGCGGCGCGCGATTCCAACGACCACGGGGAGCATCATCGCCGCGACTCCGACGTTCGTCATGACCCCGGAGAGGATTCCCGACACGAGCGTCACCGCGACCATGACGCGGACTTCCCCGTTTCCGGCGACGCGCAGGATCCATTGCCCGAGGACCTCTGCGACCCCGGTGCGCGAAAGGCCCGCGGAGATCACGTACATCCCGGCAACCGTCAACACGGCGGCACTCGCGAAACCCGCGAGCGCCCGTTGCGGGGGGACAAGTCCCAGGATCGCGACCACGACGAGGACCAGGAGCGCGATCAGGTCCGAGCGCAGAAGCCCCGTGACGAGGAGGAGAATCGTGGCCGCGAGGACAACGAGCGCCAGCAGTATTTCCGTGGACATGGCGTGACTAAGCTATCAGTCGGAGGCACCGCGACAAATTTCTTGACAGCGAAGAAAGGGGAGGAGATACTGGGGTCACGCTTCGAGCACGGCACGTCGTTTCAGGTGACGTAGGTCACCCAATGATGGACTCGAAGAAGCAGCCGCTGGGCGGGACGCCGCTGCGGCGGAATCGGGAAAGAACTAGGAAGCTTTCCTGAGGGTGGAGGAGTCGCTGGTCTCCACTGGCAAACCCGAGAAATCGGGAACTTCGAAACGCGGACGACCGAAAGCGATTCGAAGAAAGGCAGGGCCAAACCGACCATCCGCACGTGGATGGAGCCTAGGACGGAATGGCAGCCGCCAGCGCAAAGTGAGCCCCCCGGGTGGCACGTGTACCCCGGGGGGCTCCTTAGTTTTTATGGGGACCATGTTCAGAACATCTCGGAGGCGTCGGGGGCCGAGGGTTCCTCGTTGGCCCCGTAGCGATCCGGGATGAAGTCTCCGGTGATCATCTGCCCGTACGATTGCCCCGGCCCCACCATCGGGTAGACGCCGGCGTCGGGATCGATCATGACCTCTAGGAAGGCGGGCCCGTCGAACTCGATGAGCTCCCGGGTCAGCCGCTCGATATCCTCCTTCCGTTCCAGGCGGCGCGCCCAGCGAAATCCGTCCGCCTCGGCCGCCTTCACGAAATCCTTCTTGTGGAGCGACTTGTCGCTCGCGGACAGCCGCCCCTTGAAAAATAGCTTCTGCCACTGCTTGACCATCCCATCCCCGAAGTTGTTCATTACCACGACTTTCACGGGGAGGTCGTAGGTGGTGACGGTTTCGAGCTCTCCGAGATTCATGCGAATGCTCGCGTCACCATCAACGTCTATGACGACCCGATCGGGACGCGCGAACTGCGCCCCGATCGCGGCGGGGAGGCCGAACCCCATCGTCCCCATGCTACCGGAAGTGAGCCAGAGGCGGGGCTCGCAAAAATCGAAGTATTGGGCCGCCCACATCTGGTGCTGCCCGACCCCCGTCGAGATGATCGCCTCCCCGCGCGTCAGGGCGTTGATCGCCTCGATCACGTGTTGGGGCTGGATGAGTGGGCTCTCCCTGTCGTAGTTGAAGGAGTAGGTGCGCTTGAGCTGGGACACCTCCCCGAGCCATGGCGCGCTCCCCTTCACCGTATTCCGCTCCCGCCCGTATTCGGTCAGGCGCACCAGCGCCCGGGCGAGGTCCCCGACGTGGTGCCAATCCACGTGCTTGACCTTGTCGATCTCCGAGGGATCCACGTCGAAGTGCGCGATGCGCTTTGCCTTGGGCGCGAAGTTCGGCGGGTCTCCCGCCACGCGGTCGTCGAAGCGCGCCCCGATCGCGACGAGGAAGTCGCAGTCGTCCACGGCGTAGTTGGCGAAGGCCGCGCCGTGCATCCCGAGCATCTTCAGGGAGAGCTCGTCCGTCGTGTCGAAGGAGCCGATTCCCATCAGCGTCGTCGCAACCGGAATCCGGAAGGCGCGTGCGAAGTCGCGGAGCGCCTCGGAGGCCTCGGCGTTGATCACGCCGCCTCCAGCGTAGATCAGGGGTCGCGCGCTGTTCTCCAGGAAGTCGAAAAACTCGTCGCACTGCGCATCGGTCAGGAGGCGCTCCCGGACCTGCTGAAGGCGCTTTCGGTAACCGGGGATCGAGAGCTGCCCCTCGCCCTGGAAGACTCCCTCCCAATTCTGGACGTCCTTCGGGACGTCTACGACCACCGGACCGGGGCGCCCCGTGCGGGCGATTTCGAAGGCGGTGCGGACCGTCGCTTCGAGGCGGGTCGCGTCAGTCACGAGGAAGACGTGTTTCGCCACGCCGGCGCCCATGATGGCGGAGACCGGAGCCTCCTGGAAGGCGTCCGTGCCGATCGAGGCCGTGGGCACCTGCCCCGTGATCACGACGATCGGGATCGAGTCCGCCATGCAGTCGCGGACTGGCGTGACGGTATTCGTCGCCCCGGGCCCCGAGGTCACGAGCACGACCCCGACCTTTCCCGAGGCGCGCGAATACCCGGCCGCCATGAAGCCCGCGCCCTGCTCGTTCGCCGGGACGATCAGGGGCATCGGCTGCTTGTCGCCGACAGCGTGTTCGGCGTTGTACCGGAAGACCGCGTCGTAGGTCGGGAGGATCGCCCCTCCCGAATAGCCGAAGATCACCTCGACCCCTTCGTCGGCGAGCACCTGGAGGATCATCTCCGCCCCGGTCATCCGCTTCCCCGCGAGGGGGTGAGGATGCGTTCCCGAAGGGGCCGCGGACCCCGGCCCGGCGACGGCGGGAGCCTCGGGCCCGGCCCCCTGCGCGGACGCACGCCTCCCAGCCGCCTGGGCGGGCGGGGGGGTCGGCCGTATGCCGGTTGCGGCTTCTCCGCGGGTGCGCGAGGTTTTCATTCCCCTAAATTCTGTCATTTCTCCGGCCAAACACAACCGATGGCGCTCAAGAGGCCGGCCCGGACCCCATGAGACACGTCCTCTCCATCCTCCTCCAGAACGAGAGCGGAGCCCTCGCCCGGGTGGCTTCCATGTTCTCCACCCGGGGCTTCAACATCGAGGCGCTGAGCGTCGCGCCGACCGAGGACGAGCGGGTTTCGCGGCTGACCCTGGTGACGATCGGAACCGAGGACGTGATCAGCCAGGTGACCAAACAGCTCGCGAAGCTGATCGATGTCGTCGCGATCGCGGACCGAACCGGAACCCACCATATCGCGCGCGAGCTCGGGCTCCTGAAATTCGCCGTGTCCGCTGACGCGGCGGAGGCCTTTTCCAGCCTCGTGGAGAACTACGGCGCGCGGGTCCTCGACGACGACCCCGACCATTTCACCATCGAGGTGACGGGGAACGAGCGGCAAGTCGAGTCTTTCCTGGAGGCCGTCCCCGAGGGCGTCGTGGTCCTCTCCGTCGTGAGGAGCGGGCCTCTCGTCATTTCCAAGGGGCCGCAGGCGCTCCTCTAGGGCGCGCAGTGGGTCCTCCCCTCCCTCGGTTCAGGGATGGATCGGGAGCGCTCGGCTCCCCCGGGTCAGCGCCTCCTCCATTCCCGCCAGCGGATCCCCCACGAGCTCGGCCCCTTCCGGGGTCTCGAGGACGAAGCCCGCATCGCGAATCATCTCGAGGTCGGCGCGGGCCGCTTGCCCTCGGGTCGTCAGGTAATCCCCGATGAAGATCGAATTCGCCGGATAGAGTCCGAGCGGCTGGAGCGAACGGAGGTGGACTTCCCGCCCTCCCGCGATCCGGATCTCCTGCGAAGGGAGAAGGAGGCGGAAAAGGGTGAGGACGCGGAGGCACCGCCGTGGGTCGAGGTCGCTCAGCGCCTCGAAGGGCGTTCCGGGAATCGGGATGAGAAAGTTCACCGGGACACTCGTGACCTCGAGCTCACGGAGGGCGAGTCCCAGGTCCACGATGTCGTCGTCGGACTCTCCCATGCCCACGATCCCGCCGGAGCAGGTCGTGATTCCGGCGGCGCGGACATTCTCCACGGTCCGCTTCCGGTCCTCGAAGGCGTGCGTCGTGACGATTTCCGGGGTGAACCGCGCCGAGGTGTTCAGGTTGTGATTGACGCGATCCACGCCCGCTTCCTTCAGCCGGATCGCCTGCTCCTCGCTGAGGAGTCCCAGGCAGGCGCAAACTTTGAGGTCGTAAGTCGCTTTCACCTCGCGGACGGCGTCGAGGACCTTCCCGAAGACCCGCTCTCCGGGGGAGCGGCCCGAAATGACGAAGCAGAAGGTCCCGCTCCGGAGCTCGGCCGCGCGCCCGGCGGCCTCGAGAATCTTCTCCCTGGCGAGGAGCGGATACTTTTCGATCTCCGCCGCCGAGATCTTCGACTGTGAGCAATAATGGCAGTCCTCGGCACAGAGCCCGCTC
The window above is part of the Gemmatimonadota bacterium genome. Proteins encoded here:
- a CDS encoding SLC13 family permease — translated: MSTEILLALVVLAATILLLVTGLLRSDLIALLVLVVVAILGLVPPQRALAGFASAAVLTVAGMYVISAGLSRTGVAEVLGQWILRVAGNGEVRVMVAVTLVSGILSGVMTNVGVAAMMLPVVVGIARRAAIPPSKLLIPMVLGTQMGGFLTLVGTTPNLIAADALRSAGFEPFGLFSFTPIGIVILAAGTLLIATVGPRLLPTREPRLPVGEVDRSGIREDVELSERLFYLKVPRQSLLTGKTLAESLIDSALGVHVLALLREGRTIRAPGPETTLRGGDRVLVQGRPDFFLELRGRRHLAGRGGAMNPEWLESPEVGLARARVARRSAFVGRSPAELDLRARRGILVLTLVRDDAFRRTHIVDTPMQVGDELLLQGPRDKLAELAAGSDVEGLEPLTAAAAVREFELEERLWRLRVTPDSLMAGRTLAETRLGDAAGLTVLAVASDPGGAGGADTGGEGGAETDGDGGSDTDWDDGAGSGGDAGAPTVGDGPAGGWRVRLLPGPDLRLEVGDHLLVKARPDDMIVLRGLQRLEVDLDTPVDAGLLEGADAGFTEAVLAPRSSLVGRTLRQVNFRGRFGMHVVGIVREGGVIRAELRDEVLKFGDALLLYGPRRNQRALAREPDLILLRLPEGDEPEPRLAPLSILITVGSLLPVMFGLIPVAVGILGGAALMVLTGCLSTDEAYGAVEWPTLVLIAGMLALGAALDETGAVALFGEALLDGAGGLGAPLMLAVLVAVSALAGQFIPATVVVVLMAPVALAAGDFLGVSPYPLVMGVAIAATTLASPVSHPAPALVMAPAGYRRADYLRLGVPLTLLVAVLTILVTPLFFPF
- the ilvB gene encoding biosynthetic-type acetolactate synthase large subunit codes for the protein MTGAEMILQVLADEGVEVIFGYSGGAILPTYDAVFRYNAEHAVGDKQPMPLIVPANEQGAGFMAAGYSRASGKVGVVLVTSGPGATNTVTPVRDCMADSIPIVVITGQVPTASIGTDAFQEAPVSAIMGAGVAKHVFLVTDATRLEATVRTAFEIARTGRPGPVVVDVPKDVQNWEGVFQGEGQLSIPGYRKRLQQVRERLLTDAQCDEFFDFLENSARPLIYAGGGVINAEASEALRDFARAFRIPVATTLMGIGSFDTTDELSLKMLGMHGAAFANYAVDDCDFLVAIGARFDDRVAGDPPNFAPKAKRIAHFDVDPSEIDKVKHVDWHHVGDLARALVRLTEYGRERNTVKGSAPWLGEVSQLKRTYSFNYDRESPLIQPQHVIEAINALTRGEAIISTGVGQHQMWAAQYFDFCEPRLWLTSGSMGTMGFGLPAAIGAQFARPDRVVIDVDGDASIRMNLGELETVTTYDLPVKVVVMNNFGDGMVKQWQKLFFKGRLSASDKSLHKKDFVKAAEADGFRWARRLERKEDIERLTRELIEFDGPAFLEVMIDPDAGVYPMVGPGQSYGQMITGDFIPDRYGANEEPSAPDASEMF
- the bioB gene encoding biotin synthase BioB, which encodes MIKTSENPTRWHDLADQSLAGETIGRADALAVLRARDEELLDQLAAAYRVRRTFWGNRVRLHFLLNAQSGLCAEDCHYCSQSKISAAEIEKYPLLAREKILEAAGRAAELRSGTFCFVISGRSPGERVFGKVLDAVREVKATYDLKVCACLGLLSEEQAIRLKEAGVDRVNHNLNTSARFTPEIVTTHAFEDRKRTVENVRAAGITTCSGGIVGMGESDDDIVDLGLALRELEVTSVPVNFLIPIPGTPFEALSDLDPRRCLRVLTLFRLLLPSQEIRIAGGREVHLRSLQPLGLYPANSIFIGDYLTTRGQAARADLEMIRDAGFVLETPEGAELVGDPLAGMEEALTRGSRALPIHP
- the ilvN gene encoding acetolactate synthase small subunit yields the protein MRHVLSILLQNESGALARVASMFSTRGFNIEALSVAPTEDERVSRLTLVTIGTEDVISQVTKQLAKLIDVVAIADRTGTHHIARELGLLKFAVSADAAEAFSSLVENYGARVLDDDPDHFTIEVTGNERQVESFLEAVPEGVVVLSVVRSGPLVISKGPQALL
- a CDS encoding HmuY family protein produces the protein MPGSRSRIVIASVVLACAIAYIALTISRPEPPTFAPTPMEPRLADGRLVGPLVYTVDARDAARWQYFSFAQGSIVADPRPFEWDLAFRRFQVVVNGGRGFAGLGGIQDLGVISFDSLVVLPEEGYVGTEVSQSDSLAAPLEDWYEYSYFSHLLNPRPAVYAVRTGDGRYAKVRFHGYYCPGAQPGCVTFEYVYQGGGGRELTAGVGGP